In a genomic window of Arachnia rubra:
- a CDS encoding DUF4190 domain-containing protein, which yields MYCQDCGERIVDANKFCPQCGSSISGASDVSHHSPMPSFPKAGTDSFCIGSAIAGVIALLIPLFGITGIIAIILGVQGRGNANRNGMGGGGLAVLGIILGIVSLLRILFIFASFLTR from the coding sequence ATGTATTGCCAAGACTGCGGTGAGCGAATTGTAGATGCCAACAAGTTCTGCCCCCAGTGCGGCAGCAGTATTTCAGGAGCATCGGACGTCAGTCACCACTCACCCATGCCTTCTTTCCCCAAAGCAGGAACGGACTCCTTTTGCATAGGCAGCGCTATCGCGGGAGTCATCGCCCTTCTCATTCCGCTGTTCGGTATCACCGGTATAATCGCAATTATTCTGGGAGTCCAGGGAAGAGGCAATGCCAATCGCAATGGCATGGGCGGTGGGGGACTCGCAGTCCTTGGAATCATCCTGGGCATCGTGTCACTCTTGAGGATATTATTCATATTCGCCAGCTTTTTAACGCGATAA
- a CDS encoding nuclear transport factor 2 family protein has product MTVLEQKEAIREVIDRFSTLEIDVKEQAKLFTPDAHVEVYAADGSKMMEFDGREKLIELFGGAMAGVKTAYHMNGQQVITIDGDSATDIHYCQASLVQEEDGRDVLTEHSIRYTDTLVNRDGQWLISRREQHFVLSEKRDY; this is encoded by the coding sequence ATGACCGTTTTGGAGCAGAAGGAAGCCATCCGCGAGGTGATCGACCGTTTCTCCACCCTGGAGATCGATGTGAAGGAGCAGGCGAAGCTGTTCACGCCCGATGCGCACGTGGAGGTGTATGCCGCTGACGGTTCCAAAATGATGGAATTCGACGGACGGGAGAAGCTCATCGAGCTATTCGGTGGAGCCATGGCGGGCGTCAAGACCGCCTACCACATGAACGGCCAGCAGGTCATCACCATCGACGGGGACTCCGCCACAGATATCCACTACTGCCAGGCCTCGCTGGTGCAGGAGGAGGACGGCAGGGACGTTTTGACTGAGCATTCGATCCGCTACACCGACACCCTGGTGAACCGCGACGGGCAGTGGCTCATCAGCCGTCGTGAGCAGCACTTCGTCCTGTCAGAGAAACGCGACTACTGA
- a CDS encoding ABC transporter ATP-binding protein, translating into MRPLDGLGVSRGDGAMLSPLARDRSVLRHQLPRGTARRVLAQGRPFAGLLVVFALAVLGGSATTVLPMLLFQHIIDDGVLAGDAGTVVRLALIVAALALLGAGLALLERWCSAQVGEGLIHRLRCQLFDHVSRMPLAFFTRSNTGRLVSRVVADVAGAQQAFTSTFSQALSNAATLVLVVASMLLLSWQLTLAALVLLPVFMLPAKLVAQRMGRLARLRMEHQAQLTETMTERFTVSGALLVKLFGDERRESRLFDEQARQLARDGVNMAMVTRVFLSALSLVGALAVALFYGLGGSAVIAGQLSLGTLTAMVALLARLYGPLMQLTNLRVDLMTAMVSFERVFEVLDLQPAITDAPDAVDVPSPAGIVFDDVWFSYPAGQEVSLASLKPDAAEEGRGTPVIRGVSFRAEPGQTIALVGPSGAGKTTLTHLLARLYDVDSGSVQVGGVDVRQLRQASLHGTVGYVTQDAHLFHDSIRANLLYAKPAATQEELWQVLEAAQIAALVKSLPQGLDTLVGERGYRLSGGERQRLAIARLLLKSPPVIVLDEATAHLDAASEHLVQRALDVARQGRTAVVVAHRLSTVRAADQILVVEDGQVTERGTHEQLLAADGAYARLYQRQFQ; encoded by the coding sequence ATGAGACCTCTGGACGGGCTGGGAGTCAGCCGTGGCGACGGGGCGATGCTGAGTCCCCTGGCGCGCGACCGCTCCGTGCTGCGTCACCAGCTGCCGCGCGGCACCGCCCGCCGGGTGCTCGCTCAGGGCCGTCCGTTCGCGGGCCTGCTGGTGGTCTTCGCCCTGGCCGTGCTGGGTGGCAGCGCCACCACCGTGCTCCCCATGCTGCTGTTCCAGCACATCATCGACGACGGGGTGCTGGCGGGTGATGCCGGAACCGTCGTGAGGCTGGCGCTGATCGTCGCGGCCCTCGCGCTGCTCGGGGCTGGGCTGGCGCTGCTGGAACGCTGGTGCTCGGCGCAGGTCGGGGAGGGGCTGATCCACCGGCTGCGCTGCCAGCTCTTCGACCACGTCAGCCGCATGCCGCTGGCGTTCTTCACCCGCTCCAACACCGGGCGGCTGGTCTCCCGGGTGGTCGCTGACGTCGCGGGCGCGCAGCAGGCCTTCACCTCCACGTTCTCCCAGGCGCTCAGCAACGCCGCCACCCTGGTTCTGGTGGTGGCCTCGATGCTGCTGCTGTCCTGGCAGCTCACCCTCGCCGCTCTGGTCCTGCTGCCCGTGTTCATGCTGCCTGCGAAACTAGTGGCCCAGCGCATGGGACGGCTGGCGCGGCTGCGCATGGAGCACCAGGCCCAGCTGACCGAGACCATGACCGAGCGGTTCACCGTCTCCGGGGCGCTGTTGGTGAAGCTGTTTGGTGACGAGCGCCGCGAGTCGCGGCTCTTTGACGAGCAGGCTAGGCAATTGGCCCGCGACGGGGTGAACATGGCCATGGTGACGCGTGTCTTTCTGTCGGCGCTGTCCCTGGTCGGGGCGCTGGCCGTCGCCCTGTTCTACGGGCTTGGCGGCAGCGCCGTCATCGCGGGGCAGCTGAGCTTGGGCACCCTGACCGCGATGGTCGCGCTGCTGGCCCGCCTCTACGGGCCGCTGATGCAGCTCACGAACCTGCGGGTCGATCTGATGACCGCGATGGTCAGCTTCGAGCGGGTCTTCGAGGTCCTCGACCTCCAGCCCGCCATCACGGACGCCCCCGACGCGGTGGACGTCCCCTCCCCGGCGGGTATCGTCTTCGACGACGTGTGGTTCAGCTACCCCGCGGGGCAGGAGGTGTCCCTAGCGTCGCTGAAACCCGACGCCGCCGAGGAGGGGCGTGGCACACCGGTGATCCGCGGGGTCAGTTTCCGCGCCGAGCCAGGGCAGACCATCGCCCTGGTCGGCCCCTCCGGGGCGGGCAAGACCACCCTCACCCACCTGCTGGCCCGCCTCTACGACGTCGACTCCGGGTCCGTGCAGGTCGGCGGGGTGGACGTGCGGCAGCTGCGGCAGGCCAGCCTGCACGGCACCGTCGGCTACGTCACCCAGGACGCCCACCTGTTCCACGACAGCATCCGCGCCAACCTGCTCTACGCCAAGCCGGCGGCAACGCAGGAGGAGCTGTGGCAGGTCCTGGAGGCGGCGCAGATCGCGGCCCTGGTCAAGAGCCTGCCACAGGGCCTGGACACCCTGGTGGGGGAGCGGGGCTACCGGCTCAGCGGTGGCGAGCGGCAGCGGCTGGCCATCGCGCGGCTGCTGCTGAAGTCGCCGCCGGTGATCGTCCTCGACGAGGCCACCGCCCACCTCGACGCCGCCTCCGAGCACCTGGTGCAGCGCGCCCTCGACGTCGCTCGGCAGGGCCGCACTGCCGTTGTCGTGGCGCACCGGCTGTCCACGGTCCGTGCCGCCGACCAGATCCTCGTCGTGGAGGACGGGCAGGTCACCGAACGCGGCACCCACGAGCAGCTCCTGGCCGCCGACGGCGCCTATGCCCGGCTGTATCAACGGCAATTCCAATGA
- the dcd gene encoding dCTP deaminase — MLLSDRDILAEVDAGQIALDPWDPAMLQPSSVDVQLDKYFRVFENHRYPHIDPAEEQPELTRQIEVGDGEAFVLHPGEFVLGSTWEQVSLPATVAARLEGKSSLGRLGLLTHSTAGFIDPGFSGHVTLELSNMATLPVKLWPGMKIGQLCFFRLSSEAEHPYGSQKYGSRYQGQRGPTPSRSHLNFHRTRV, encoded by the coding sequence ATGCTCCTGAGCGACCGCGACATCCTGGCCGAGGTGGACGCCGGCCAGATTGCCCTGGACCCGTGGGATCCGGCGATGCTCCAGCCGTCCAGCGTGGACGTGCAGCTGGACAAGTACTTCCGGGTGTTCGAGAACCACCGCTACCCGCACATCGACCCCGCCGAGGAGCAGCCCGAGTTGACCCGGCAGATCGAGGTCGGCGACGGGGAGGCGTTCGTCCTGCACCCCGGCGAGTTCGTCCTCGGCTCCACCTGGGAACAGGTCTCGCTGCCCGCGACGGTTGCGGCCCGGCTGGAGGGCAAGTCATCGCTGGGCCGCCTGGGATTGCTGACCCACTCCACCGCAGGTTTCATCGATCCGGGTTTCTCCGGCCACGTGACCCTGGAGCTGTCGAACATGGCGACGCTACCGGTGAAACTGTGGCCGGGCATGAAGATCGGGCAGCTGTGCTTCTTCCGGCTGTCCTCTGAGGCCGAGCACCCCTATGGATCGCAGAAGTACGGCTCCCGCTACCAGGGGCAGCGCGGCCCCACCCCGTCGCGCTCCCACCTGAATTTCCACCGCACCCGGGTGTGA
- a CDS encoding FHA domain-containing protein yields MSLPMGPWRLTYTPGQWLVLAGPRLVAVMQPAPPKMSVLVNQLWTDMQAAGSLASLLELLRGYSLDQMPDFAAFVWDGGSLHGLARGRISVVDVATGQTALDGSGALTWHEAHLGTIRGLRVDMGVLEYDALLHLPLIVGAVGASALHLTTDPDQLVRLPDAEHQLPEPVSPEPQPISEPLQPVAMPETQEMAAHSEDSQFQRPDIGGYVEEQYTPTPLGIGVQVNTGEFANVVGGLVVGRAPDAARGPIGSSLMRVPSPGNDISRSHLLVEPAGASEARVTDLRSTNGTTVQLNGEEPYLLENGESVTVPIGTVLNLGDGVSLRVEQAR; encoded by the coding sequence ATGTCGCTTCCTATGGGTCCTTGGCGGCTTACCTACACGCCTGGCCAGTGGTTGGTGCTGGCTGGTCCGCGTCTGGTCGCTGTCATGCAGCCTGCGCCGCCTAAGATGTCGGTGCTCGTGAACCAGCTGTGGACGGACATGCAGGCCGCCGGTTCGCTGGCGTCGCTGCTGGAGCTGCTGCGCGGCTATTCCCTGGACCAGATGCCGGACTTCGCGGCATTCGTCTGGGATGGGGGCTCCCTCCATGGCCTGGCGCGTGGCCGGATCTCGGTCGTCGATGTCGCCACGGGGCAGACCGCCCTCGACGGATCAGGTGCGCTGACCTGGCATGAGGCGCATCTTGGCACCATCCGCGGCCTCCGCGTCGACATGGGGGTCCTGGAATACGACGCGCTGCTGCACCTGCCGCTCATCGTCGGCGCCGTCGGTGCGTCGGCGCTGCACCTGACCACCGATCCCGACCAGCTCGTACGGCTTCCCGACGCCGAGCATCAGCTTCCCGAACCGGTCTCCCCGGAACCCCAGCCCATCTCCGAGCCACTGCAGCCCGTGGCCATGCCAGAGACCCAGGAGATGGCCGCCCACAGCGAGGACTCCCAGTTCCAGCGGCCCGACATCGGCGGCTACGTGGAGGAGCAGTACACGCCCACGCCCCTCGGCATCGGCGTGCAGGTCAACACCGGTGAGTTCGCGAACGTCGTCGGCGGCCTAGTGGTGGGACGTGCCCCCGACGCGGCGCGCGGCCCCATAGGGTCGTCGCTGATGCGCGTCCCGAGCCCCGGCAATGACATTTCCCGTAGCCACCTGCTGGTTGAACCCGCCGGTGCCAGCGAGGCCCGGGTGACGGACCTGCGGTCCACGAACGGCACCACCGTCCAGCTGAACGGCGAGGAACCCTACCTGCTGGAGAACGGCGAGTCCGTGACAGTGCCGATCGGCACAGTCCTCAACCTGGGCGACGGCGTCAGCCTGCGCGTCGAACAGGCTCGGTAG